AAGTTAATGGTGGATCATATTTGCACAGGACACTTTCATGAATTTGTAAAATAATCCTATTGAACCACCAAAGAATTAATacctttttgtaattttgtcattttcagtaATTTGCCCAAATACTTTTGTCAGTATAAAGTTATTTCAGTGATGATTTCTGATCTCCAGGACATAAACCTGCTTAGTTTTTTCTCCGCTCATACAACTGGTAAGCCCTTGCACTCTCTTTTACAAGTATAATGTAGTTAATAAATCGGGATTGTTTTAATTGTAAGAGACAGCACAGCTTCATTACATTAATTCATTCAGCGTGAATGGACGTTTGTCTATGttgcctgcgactgactggtgaccaatccaagGTGTGGCCTACCACCtacctaaagtcagctgggattggctccagcctaTTCGTGACCCCGATTACAAGTAGTGTAGAAAACAGATGGCTGGATcaatgaatggctggatggatatagTTTAATTAACATAGCTTTTAACTTTATTTGTTTTGCtatgtaaaacaaaattacacTAAAATACAATCATGATTGATATAATCTAATACTATTTCCCAAATCTAAAGTTTACTGTATTTCCTGTGAAAGCAATTGTTAAATGTGTGTAAAATGGTTTGAAGCAATAATTCATATACAGAAGTATAATGTACAAGCCAAAGTTCTTAGCTTGGAAAAAGCTTGTAGATGTTTTGGGGGAGGGACATTTGTGGAAgttgaataaagatgaatagaTTTATCTACGATTCAAACGAACactcaacacaaaaaaagaaacagtgtGTTGCAACATGGATTTTTTGATAGTCACCTTGCCATCTACTTTTACTACGTTGCTATATAGATATAATTTTAGGAAAATATGTTGTCACTATGCCATTGCGTTTtagtttttattaatttatcaaTGTGTTTGGAGAAACCCTCAATAAACAATCCAAATACCTGCCTGTCAAAAGGGGCAGAACTGGGGGAAATAATAACAGCAGCAAGGATTTTGTTCCATTGCTAATCTGGCCAGGTTGACTCCACCCTTTTTGTCTGGTTGTGTTCTGTCAGAGCTCCAGGAAAGCCAATTTACCTTTCCACAAGTCTCTGCAGCTGCATATGCAAGCATCTGAGAATCTGGATctgtatatttttcatattgAATAGGAAGTGATCTGCAACATTTCAAGGCAAACTAAACCCATTCTGAGgcgataaaatatattttgttttgggcCTTCAAATTGGATTTACCTACACAAGCCATGACCTTATTCATTTTCACCTGACGGATAGCAGTGCGACCAATCTCAAATACAATTTACATTCTTCACAGCTTGCAAATTATCAGGTAAGTGCCTTTGGAATACATGTGTTGCATAGTATGATGTTGCAATATGGAAATTCATGTGATATGCTAAACAAACATTGCGAGTGTACATCTGTCAGACTATTGTTGAACAGTTTGATTTCATTCTTGATTTATGTGTTATCCATGCAGGTGTGTACATTGTTTGCTATCGCAAAAACATGTCCCTACAGTCATTGTGCTTTTGATTCATTCCAAGGTGAAATAAACTTAGAgtcattgtttttgtgattccttttttttatttttacaagttttttttcccttttgcatGACATAAAATAGTTTATTGGTTAATGCTTCGTGCGCAGTACAGTGGATGCAATTTGAATTGGAAAGGAAAACATTCCAACATAATTGCCATTTGGTTTAAATTTCTCATTTCCAGAGCTGTAGTAGTTCTATCTAAATGCAGTAACAGATCTCAACTGGGAAATGTCCTGCATTATATTCACCAGGCACACCTTGGTGGCACCTTGACTTTTCCCGGGAAGCCCCTTTTCTGTTACGTAACAATTACTTGTGTGCTGAAGGTGCTACTTTTATCCCCTTGAAAAGACTTAAGTCTCATTAATGCTGGAGCACCATGTATCAGACAGACATGATTGGCTTGGCTTGGCAGTTCTCTTCCTTCAAACATGTCGCACACAAAGTTCTTCAGTAGTTCATTTGATATCTAATCAAACTTCGACCAGCCAGCATGGTGTTTACATGGTCCATAAAATCGCATCCTTTTCTGCTAATCTTTTCATGCTTAaagtaaatgtgtatttttcaaggTGATATGCAGTATTTCTCATTGCTtacaaaagattattttttttttttacttttcaactCAAAATAGAAAATGTCTACAGTATATTTTGCTTGCTGTTAGAAGTAATAATCCAGGTGTTAATGTCAATAAGGTCAAGTGTTTCACTGGCATGAGCTTTGTTGCATAACTCTGAACGTCTGTACTCTACAGTAGCTTTAAATGCCACACAGGGGAGAGCTGATCTTTAAGTCCAAGAGGCTTTACGCAAGACCACAACATTCCAAGATGTTGCATCAGTGTTGTGATGAAGCTGTGTGATGAAAAACTTGGGTCAGCAGTAATCTGCGTGACTTGTAAGCAACAAAATCACCATAAACAGACCCATTGAAACTTTCAAGTGGGAAGAAACAAGATGCTCTACTTACATCTTTTCTTTAAATGAAGTTTCAATATCCTCCACCAGGTTGTTTTCAAtactgttgtttattttttaagttaTATAGATTGTGGAAAcagttctggaaaaaaaatgacaaaactgtaGAGGGAAGGATTTTGTATCAAGGAGGAATACATTGAATAAACTGTTGTGTTTAGAATACAGTAATAGCAATGTGTTGTTAGAAAAGCAACTTTCAACATGGGTAACACTGCACATTTTATTCTAAATCAATGCATGCAATGCATGGGTAACACTGGACATTGTATTCTAAATCTATACATGCAATGAAGTGGGttgtaattaatattttttttaaagctgtgtCAAGTATTTCTGATTTTAATTGCATCTATCTTGAATATTTTGCTTTTCTGAGAataaccattttatttttttagtatttgcTGAACGGTTTCTGTGAATTTCTTCACCGTTATAGCATGGAATCTATAGTCTATATACAATGCTGACACCTTTGAACTTTTATTCTGGGCCAGGATGATTGGATTGCATTCCACAATTCTTCTACAATTCTTGCAGACATCCATGTGAAACTAAGCCATCATCTAGAAGCCATCCTGTAGGTCAATTGTTGCAAAAACAGGAAGTGCTGAAGTGGTTACAGTTGTCCAGGCAACTCATTGAGTTGCTGAAAGAAATGGCGCAACATTTTGTGGCTGATGAAAACCAATGTTTGTCATAGTATGGTAAGGGGCCCATTAATCGCATACAAGATCAAGATCATGGATCAGCTAGAATTTGCCACAATATTGCTTTGAGTACTTATGCCAAAGACAAATGCCATCTACctgtaaatgaatattttaaaaaaagtaaaccagCAGCATCTTGAGTGCAGAACTACAATGCTTACATTACGGAGTGGTCAGGCCCatccccagaccttaatccaatagAGAATTTAAGGGTGATATAAAAATGCTGTTTGTGAAAGTAAACCAGAGATGCAGAGGAACTATGGAATGTTTTGAAACTATTTCTGGCTGGAATACCAATTCACAGGttcctgacattttttatatttcttctACGCACCTTTCGTAACCATCAGTACATGATTAGTCTTAAAATGAACTTAGTCATCTGTGCATGTACTTATATCTTTGTTGCATTGTAGGGTCTCAGTAATAATGCTTATAGTGCTTTTTGCACTCATCTCAGTACTAGCCTCACTGTCTGAAAATTCTGCAACCAAGTGTAGAATATTTTAAGTGTCAAACATAAATCATAGTATCGACCATTTTCCCACTGTTGAACAAGGccactaaaaatatttttaatttattttcatttgttggaaatattttgatttgttttgctcaatttgaaaaaaaaaaccatccagccacttcacttttttatttccatCTTCTAAGAAaagcttttctttgttttcttttctcacaGTGCCAATAAGATGCAGAAGCAAGTGGAGGTCCGGATGGATGAGGACCACTTGGAGCCCACAGTGGACACGAGTGAGAGTGCTTGTAGCAGTGTATGTGATAAAATCATGAAGAACATGGTTCTAACTCTGACCATTCTTGGTGAGTTTAAGGTCATATTAGTATTGATTGTCTACTAGCTGAGAAActaaacaatgaaaaaagattGGATTCATAGCACTAGCAGTACCCAGTGGGTACCATAGTGGTAGCCGTACAGAATgattctttgttttttgaatgttttcaacAGTGGCACAAAGCAATGGTGACCATAGTCTGACATATAATTGGCGTTGCCTTTTTATCTATTTGTCGTTCATCATTGATTCAGGCGTGTTTCTGGGCTCCATTGCTGGAATGCTGCTACGACACATATCACCTCTCCCACCTGATGTTATCATGATCATAAGCTTCCCAGGGGAGATCCTAATGAGGATGTTGAAGATGCTTATTTTGCCTCTTGTTGTTTCAAGTTTGGTCACAGGTGGGTAAAATGAAGGTGGTGGCTGCAAATGTGCTGCTTGATTTGTGTGTTCTGTGTTCTTGACTGCAGTCTGCAGGCTAGAGTCTGGAGCCTCAAGCTAAAACAGTGAACaccaagaaaaataatttgagttTACAAAGTCTTATAAGCTTGATTATAGCTCCAGGAATCTGAAATAATGAATTGGACCTTATGAACATCGTCATTTTTGAATTCTAATTAATATCCTATTCCTATACTTGAATTTTGTTAAAGCTCGCGCACATCTTTATGTACTAGTAGCTTGATGGAAAAATAACTTTAATTTATCAATTCACATCAGCACTGAAATAATCATCTATCTAGTGGCAACACAGTGACCAAGTAGCAACTCCTCATCGTTTTGACGATCCTCGTTCAAATCCTGTTTCacatgtgtagagtttgcatgttctcaccacacctgcatgggttttcgccaggtactccagttccttcccacatcccaaaaccattcaTCGTAGGTTACCAGTAATTTAAGAGAATTGAAGAAAATTGCCCGTCAGCATGAACGTGAGTGccatggttgtttgttcatacCTGTCCTGCCattgggtggtgaccagttcaaggtgtatggcacctctcacccagagacagctgggatcgggTCCAGCATGGCTGTGACTCGAGTGAGGaaaagtggtatggaaaatgtttgaataattAGGCATCCAATTGTAAGGGACTAAGAAAAGGCTAGAAGACAAAAAGGTTTCAGTTGCGAATAGAGACATTAACACAAAATgagttcattttaaaatgtattctatttgcttgtgtacatttgtgtgtatatttgtgtgtgtgtgtgtgtgtgtgtgtgtgtgtgtgtgtgtgtgtgtgtgtgtgtagtggttCTTACTAGAAACAATTGAGCTCGCCTCAACAGATACTTGTGGGGGTTGAAGGGCAGGGgcgggaggagggggtggggttcTGGTCTGGCCTGGCCCAATGAAACATTTTGTGAGAGTCTCCTCCTACCTCTAGCATAATTTGCACCACATCCTGCAAGGTGTTCATGACATTGACTCTGAGTGGGGCTTGTTCCATGCCTCCACTGTTGAGGTGGCGGTCTGTGCCAGTCGTGGAGGCAATCCTTGAACATGGTGGTGGACACCACTGGTGGGtgatgccatcaagctgaagaaatAGTCCTAGATAGCTTTTTTGACCTGTGGGACTCTGGAGAGAGCTGAAGGGTAATGGCAGGCCGAGCGCCATGCAGCTTTtgacatgggaggagtttgggtTGGTCTGGAGTATGAGTTATGGACAGCTTTGTTGAAATTCCTGTCTACTCAGGAGGAGACTGTGCACTGTAAAAACTGTATTTGGTGGTGATGGGAGCATGGGGATCTCAACTAGGGACATTGTGAATCAGTGGGAAGACCACTTAATGTATTAACTGGGACGGTGGCATTCTGTGGTTCTCTGAATAAGTGGATGCTTCCCTGGTTAATTGGAaataaaattaatggatggataatcaatgAAAAAGgtatttcatacatttttattttttatacaatCAGCACATTAACATGAGCCACACAAAACTGCAGAATGATTATGCTTGGTACTTATATAGATCTTCTTGTCAAATTTGTGCCATAACAGGATTGGCTGGGTTGGACGCCAAATCTAGTGGCCGTTTAGGCACCAGAGCCATGGTGTACTACATGTCAACAACAGTCATTGCAGCCATCTTGGGGGTGATCTTAGTGCTGCTAATCCATCCAGGGAACCCCAAGCTAAGAGCGAATCTTGGACAGGGGAAGAAGAATGATGATGTTTCTAGTGTGGATGCTTTCTTTGATCTTATCCGAAATCTGTTTCCAGAAAATTTGGTGCAAGCATGCTTCCAACAGGTAAGCCTCCTACCCTCAATGCTTAATGTGCAGCCCAGTGCCCTGAAGTTAGGATATATGATGTACAATATATATAACTCTCTCTTCATAGCTCTAACTGCTGTTCTGTTCTTCTTGTGTAGATACAAACAGTGACCACAAAAGTACCAGTGCCCACTAACAGAACCAAAGCACCCCCGCAGTTCACAATCAAGAGGTCACTTCAGTTCAAGAGTGGAATGAATGTCCTTGGTAGACTATTGATCcaatttcagacaaaaaaagtattaagGATACTGTGATTGCATTGTGACTTTTACTTTGCACTTATGTTTTGTCTCAAAGGTTTGATTGGATTTTTTGTTGCTTTCGGAGTCATCATGGGGAAAATGGGGGATAAGGCCAAGCTTATGCTTGAGTTCTTTAACATCTTGAATGAGATCATCATGAAGATTGTTAGTGCAATTATGTGGTAAGTGTACCCCTCAGAAAAAGCCAGAAAAGGGAAAAGTGAACATTATCTACAGTGTACTGTTGATGCTCCTTCAATATTAAATGCAGTGTTTCTTCTCGTTGGGCTTCAGGTACTCACCACTTGGAATTGCCTGCCTAATCTGTGGGAAAATCATCTCCATTGCTGATTTAGAGGTGGTTGCCCGACAGCTGGGAATGTACATGATCACTGTGATAGTGGGCCTCATCATCCATGGAGGGATCTTCCTTccattaatatattttgtaatagTCAAACAAAATCCTTTCAAATTCTTCATGGGAATATTCCAAGCTTGGGTGACGGCACTTGGAACAGCATCAAGGtatgataattattttttttttcaattaggaTTCTAGTGACGTCACAGTGGGTAGAACAAATTTGCTACGTGTTTATCCTGATTTACTAATTATTTAAAGAACGCTTTCACCATTACCTTGTTTCTGAGGTCATATGGAAAATAATAACGGTAACTTTTATTAAAAGCAGTAACTGAAATATTCATGCCAGCAGcaacttccaactttgtttccatgtggaatatttttcatttactctGTGTTTTATTAATGACACAAAATGCACTCATTCCTCTCCTGAGGTGAGCTCAATCCTTTAAAGTTCCTGCCAGCTTGCTTCTCCACCATCTACAAGAAGTACTAattgtcaaacaaaacaaacattgcaGCTGTTGAGtcacagctatttttttttcaacttaatgTGCACTTTCTTGATgattcaaataattattaaattattaaataattaatgaatcaaaataattcagtttaatattttttgtgggAGTAGAGGAACACAGCAAATTTGTTTGCAAACATCCCAATTACAACCCAGTTACATTAGTtccactcccccaaaaaaaggaaatacaattcTTTATACGCTTAGCCATTCTGAGTATGCAAGACTGTCACAAACTTATACTAtaaatttttctatttttcttttcttccaacTTTGGAAAGTGCTGGAACCTTGCCTGTCACATTCCGATGCTTAGAAGAGAATCTGAAAATTGACAAGAGAGTAACCCGTTTCGTCCTCCCCGTTGGTGCCACCATAAACATGGATGGCACGGCACTCTATGAGGCCGTGGCTGCCATCTTCATTGCTCAGATGAATGGAATTGATCTCGACTGGGGGCAAATTGTCACAGTCAGGTGAGGATGTCACACTACTTGTGATCAACATGGAATTGAGTCACACTTAGTACCATTAATCATGATTAAAAGCGCACATCATCATGAAAGAATACAAAGTGGGCGCTTTAGCCTATCATTTTTTCTCTGAGACTGGAATGTCTGTTTTCTATAGTATGACAGCAACCCTGGCTAGTGTTGGAGCGGCCAGTATCCCCAGTGCTGGACTCGTAACCATGCTGCTAATTCTTACAGCAGTGGGGCTTCCCACTCAGGACATCAGCCTTCTTGTGGCTGTCGACTGGCTGCTGTGAGTAAGGCACTCCAAATCATTTCATATAGGTGTCATTATCATTTCTGTGCATTGAATCCATTCAAAAGCTCTTCTTTCTAAACAAACCCACGGTTTACATAATAATCAGTCTGTTTACTTTTCCAAACTTTTCACCTACTATGGTGCATTAAATGCAAAAGTTTAAAAGTGCACTTAACACAAATTTTAATTCCCAATagacatcattaaaattaatgtcATCGTCTTCAAAAAATATCAAACAGAACGTTTTCATACACGTCACACAGCTTCAAGTATCCTCATTTCATTTCTAAAAATGACTCGGgatttattttgggggagaaATTCACtcctttctcttcttttttggcCTGATAATACAAGTAATTTTAACAATAGGCAGTATGTCATTTTCACTGTTATCACCCAATTATCTTTTCTTTAAAAGGGCATCATATTGTCATCAGAAGTAATTTCAAAACCACACCCTTGGAAATAAATACAGATTATACATTGGGTAAAGCTCCATGCACCACGGGGTAAGCTAGGAAGGATGTAAAACTGTTCCAGTATTTGACAACT
The DNA window shown above is from Syngnathoides biaculeatus isolate LvHL_M chromosome 3, ASM1980259v1, whole genome shotgun sequence and carries:
- the LOC133498391 gene encoding excitatory amino acid transporter 2-like: MQKQVEVRMDEDHLEPTVDTSESACSSVCDKIMKNMVLTLTILGVFLGSIAGMLLRHISPLPPDVIMIISFPGEILMRMLKMLILPLVVSSLVTGLAGLDAKSSGRLGTRAMVYYMSTTVIAAILGVILVLLIHPGNPKLRANLGQGKKNDDVSSVDAFFDLIRNLFPENLVQACFQQIQTVTTKVPVPTNRTKAPPQFTIKRSLQFKSGMNVLGLIGFFVAFGVIMGKMGDKAKLMLEFFNILNEIIMKIVSAIMWYSPLGIACLICGKIISIADLEVVARQLGMYMITVIVGLIIHGGIFLPLIYFVIVKQNPFKFFMGIFQAWVTALGTASSAGTLPVTFRCLEENLKIDKRVTRFVLPVGATINMDGTALYEAVAAIFIAQMNGIDLDWGQIVTVSMTATLASVGAASIPSAGLVTMLLILTAVGLPTQDISLLVAVDWLLDRFRTSVNVVGDSYGAGIVYHLSKDELDSFDAQQSRLEDFEMTKTKSFFDNNTNQNVYAHHNSILIDDCKVTMGKNGKTAGFSLVEEEPWKCD